The genomic DNA GCACAGGAAAGGCTCGATAGTTAAGATTatgcaaaaataaaaccatacaaaaaaaaattaggcTTGTGTAATATTTTTCATGCAAAACCTTAGAAAGCTACCCTGACTTGCTTGAAACTGCATGTCTGAAACGTTTGTGCAAGTTTATAAGCTATAAATGATTTAAGGGCAATGTGGTGAGCAGCTTTAGAATCAATGGTAACCGAAAAGAAGGCATTTAAGTATGGCACAACAACACAGTTAACACCACAAATAACAAATGATCCACAATATCTGGGtgttaaaatacattaaagaacATGCTTTGGGTAAGATACAGGTTAGAGATGCTAGAAAACATAAGGTGAAATAACATAAGCCAAAGTATTAAACCCCTGATTATGAGCACTTATGATGATTAGCTGCAAAATGGTTTGGTGTAGTCCTGCCTAGGTCTGTGATttcatgtcattgtttttttctatttaaagaTTGTTAAGAAGAAGTGCAAAGTTATAACAAATACAGTCCTTaaccagaatttttttttttttttaaagaaagtcCTCAGACCAGTAGGCTGTTTTTAAGGGAAGTTGTTGTAGTAGTCTCTCTTTAGGCTACCCTGTAAGCAGTCATGCGAGTGTAGTTTTTGCGGTGACTCCTGGCTGCCCACAGGAACAAAGCAGCTGCCATCATCTGCAGAGGAAATGAGATGAGGGCGAGGTAGAGGGACCAGCCCAGCGAGCCCTCCACCCCTTCTGGTGGTGGCGAATACTGTTGGAGCAAATCCACACCGGCCAGGAAACAGCAGACGGTGCCCAGAGTGCAAAGACCTGATGAGTAAAAGACGTAAAAGATGAACACCACGAAACAGCAAAATTGAAGCACCTCATTGTGTTGATAGAGGTGTGAAGGCGgtaggaagaaaagaaaactgtgaATTTATATGTTGTGTCAGCTGAAACTAAACTACAACTACTACAAACTACAGATGATGATTGATGACATCATATGTTTGCTTTACTGTAATTAATCAAAGCAAAAGAAAACTTTCAGAGGTTTGTGCGTCTGAGAAAGTAAAACGGTTTAAGTAGTCACAATCAGGTGGGGATGTACGAGGAAGAACTCACCTTACAAGAAGAAGACCACAAGCAGCACCACCAGGCTGATGTAAGTTTTAAGTTTGAGAATCACCAGCTGGACACGTGTTAGGCACAAAAGGCGCTGGCGGCATATGGCGTGCCATACAAATACCCGCGACAATTGTTTGCTATGAAAGGTCAAACACCAGCGTCATCATTGTCAGTGAATCAGGACACTCCATTGTACATTTGTTCCACCAAAAGGCACATCCCAGCTACCCGTGCCTTGACTACTTTAGTGTGCGTGCTTACTGGCATCAATTGACACACGCCAAATTATGCAGCGCTATGCGATGTAGTGCGTTTGTGTTATACGATAAGAAATAGTCTGCATTGAGTTGAATTTAGTATTACGTTGGCGAATTACCAGTAGGACATGTATTTTAATGTCAGTAAATTTTTTTCAATGACTGTTAGTTTAAAAAAGAGCACAGCAGCAGCTCTGCCTCTGTCTGCTCCTCTAAAACATACTGTGGCGAGTTCACCATGTAAAAAGGATATTATACATTTAGGAAGGTGTTTGCTTGACTAACAGGAGTCTCTTGCTACAGTACTCTCCACCACCCCAAACTTAAATCCCAACGTCCCTTTAGAAAATCACAGATGTTATGCCATTTTGTTCCATAGTCCATGGCAGGAATTGGGGAATATGCATGCATTTCTCTCACCTGCGAGTAGATGGAGCACTCCCACACCCAAGGTGGGGGTGAAGCTGCGGCACAGGCAGGCGCAGACCCCAACAAGGCCACCGAGGAACACCAAAGCCAGAGACACCAAGGGTAGGAGAAACTGGCACCTCCACAAGTCTGAAAACGGAGAgaacattaacaaaaaaaagcctACATTATCTTATGTTCAAAAATGTCAGGTGCACGTTAGGACCGTGATCGGAGGGAAACAGTGCAAATCATCAAAGGTAATTGGGACATTTTGGTCACCTGGAAATGCCTTATTCAGCGTTACCTGGTAACTTACGGGATTTGtcaattttctgttctgccatacatgcagatgaacagcGCAAGTACCCGGAGGTCCGCGTTTACACGCTGGTAAAACTCCGCTGGATGTCTCTGTTCAAAAGGGTTTGAAATCAGCaacttttccctctttagcatttagcttagcgccattgcaaccataaaacaCTGGTTTGTCACCCACCTCAGCTCCACCCTGTCGTCAAAAATCATCACATCCTGTATCGCCAAATTCTgggcttcaaaacggcagtccacaaactaATGGGTGATGTCACGGATGCTATGTTCACTATTTTCACAGTCTATGGCTAAACATCACTTCACAATAGTGGTCTTTAAGTCTGGTGAAACTGGGTTAAAATGGAAGGAATGGCaggataaacaaaaaaaacttaaacacaACCTTGTGTAATCTACAGCCAgcgttggggagtaacggaatacatgtaccagcgttacatattcagaatacaaattatgagtaactgtattccgttacagttacaatttaaataggtggtatttagaatacagttacattgttgttgttttttaaagattatattttgggcattttaggcctttaattgacaggacagctgaagacatgaaaggggggagagagagagagaagaatgacatgcagcaaagggctgcatgtcggagtcgaacccggacccgctgcgtcgaggagtagctaaacctctatatatgggcgcccgctctaccaactgagctgtcTGGGGGCccagaatacagttacattgttgaaatcaatggattacatgacgatacttctctgtatcactagtttattcactctctaaataaattaaggcaactccacgcatttcccagaagccccaatatgaaaacgaaaaaattagccaTTTGCATGATCGCTgctagaggtaaagatggagccaaaaccggcacaacagagccagggcaggaatgcgtttctatcttggaaattcaaacagcatttcacattaaagaaagaacagggacaACGAAGTacaactgtgcagtgcaacctctgcttgccagcaaccaacctcctttcagcgtccaaattactccacctccaacctgaagaagcatcttaaagtaagtttttttttttttgttttttttaattagccaagggtagtcgtctgctgtagttttactggtcaccttgctattttatagttgacgtgcgactttacattctcctgtgtgctgatttactagccccagagccgttgaaagacttgactagccccgtttgacatgctagctaacgttagctaaaattagcttgtgttagcttagactgcggttagatttttgtagtatgcagttcgggactacaaatacaacaatctatctgcttgtttaggtacacattcagccagttggaacagaagaacacaacagaataggcctgtttagtaagctgtatgtgatggccgcattcctacacttataaaatgcaattcaatgtggaagtaatccaagtattcagaatacgttactcagattgagtaacgtaacggaatacgttagaaattacatttttgggcatgtattctgtaacggaatacgttttgaaactatccttcccaacactgtctaCAGCCACAGGGATAACAGGGTAGACTCACATGTTCTCAGCAGATCCTCTTCGTTGTTATGGATTCCAGGGTATTTGTACTTTGGTCGAAACTGCTGAGGAAGAGTGAAGCTCACACACTGCGTCTCCATCTTCGGATCTAACGTCAGAATCAGAGAGCAAAAATTCAACAGAGCTGTCATCATTTACCCATACACAGGCTGTGATGTAGGGTTGGGCAGCATGAGGATATACAGTACACCAGGAGACAAtagaaatgtgtcattttctcATCATTTATATTGAGTTAAATATCCCCTTTATTGTcagtggttgtactgctgcaaAATCGATGAGCTGAAGTGTTTTATGACAATATTGGAGTAACAGGTAGGGATGCATCGATTCAACTTTTCCTTTTAACTAACACCctcaagtagggctgggcgatatggaaaaaatcaaatatcacaatattcttgaccaaataccttgatgtcaacattgcgacgatattgttggattgacaattggtgctttaacaaaatattatttacacaatgagatttttgataatcaTCAGAAATGTGGATTTAATGACAAAgtgtgtaaaggcaaataatagaacagctagaacagtctgttgagttcagaaaattacatcactttactctaatgcagccttcaaaaccaggaaaagaccacaCTTAATATATTGCGattttacgatatccaaaatctaagacgatatctagtctcatatcacgatattgatataatattgatatattgcccagccctaccctCAAGTAACTTTTAAAGCTAGACAAAACTTTTTTCTGTACTGTTTTAAATCATCATTATCTGCTTGATCTGATGCTCTAGACATTATTTGTATTGCTTCCACCTTTtattaaatgaaacattttagTCACATTTTCCTGTAATGCAGCCAGACATATTTGATAactacaatttaaaataaatcaatgtcaGGCATACGTATACGCCTGCCTGTATAACATGAGTTAATAATGGGAGATCTACAGAACCTATTAGTGTGGGATTAAGGAAgcgttgtgaaagctgtagatATGTCATTTTTGAAGGGGGGGGACGCGCACATACCTGGCTCTTTGAACCAGTGGGACTGGCTGGGCACCAGTATGCACCTCCACCACAGTCCCAGGGTGCCGTTCAGGCGGAACATGGTTTCACTGTAAgtcttctcatcaaactctcCATTGAGGAACTCCTCTCTGAGCTCGGAGGAGTTGCTCCCCTCACGTTTGACTGGTGGACAGCTGTACTGGTACCAGTGCTGCGTTCCCACAGCCACAGAGAGATACACTGTCGCCAGCAGGCTCAGCACCGAGCCGATGACCAGAGCCGTGGCATAGCGATTGTCTACCATGGTCTAGAATGAAGACAACTTGATTTGAGGCTGTCTTTGCAAGAAGGTACTGCTCTctgatgataataaaaaaaaaatcaaaatgcaGTTGGGCATTCACTGTGTGATGGTTACAAATTATATTTCCGCTTGGTGTTTAGGCACCACGGCATGTCTGTTAAGTATTGTCAGGTAGTATGCCAGTGTCAAGAGTATCTCAACATGATACTCTATTTAATCAATGTCCAAAACACAGATGAGGCGTTCACAACCTGCGGAAGAAGCAAAGATACACATAGATTAATGTTTAGCTGGCTGATATTATATCCTTTTTACCTAGTTGCTTAACCGAACTGGTAAGCTACAAATGACAACAGTAAGGTGTTGTTAGCTTGTTAGGGACGTTGCAGCTAATTAACTGTTTCATACAGCTAATAATAACAAATGTACAACTAGCGTTAGCATcttactaacgttagctagctaacgtactTATCTAGCTAGTCACAGCTGGCTGCATACGTATCGAGACATTCCACTTAACGTTAAAGATTTAATTCAAGGTCGTTGTTGACCTCAGCGATGGACAAAACTTCTTAATATTAGCGTTATTATTTCTGCTCGTTGGATTTCAAGCAGGCCTCCACACTCTTCTTCTACGTTGATaggttttcttcttccttttgattTTTGACGGTGGTTAGGCGCACTAGCGCCACCTTGTGCTTCGGAGCGTGGACCAGATAGCAAACCTTgctgaaaagaaatgtaaaaaaaaaaaaaaagagacaatctgccagttctcttaatacatccatgcaatCTGGCGGTACTACTTAAGAAGGATAATTATTGTCGTAATACAATTTTCAACAGTAAATTGTCCTGTTCAGCTCCTATCTTTATCAGTTATAGGGGTCCTTATCTAAAAGCGTTTGTTTATATTCTGTTTATAGGGGATCATTGAGAGTATTATCAAGGTTCAGAGTATGATGGGAAATCATTTTAAAGTTAATATAAGCTACATATCAGCAGTCCCACAATGTATCTGTAGTTGTATGATAATATATAGTATTATAGTATAGTCCCAGATGTGTTTTTCACAAGTAAAACATTCTCCAAAACACAAGCTGCTATGATGTTTTTGCAGTGCTTTAATTAGCAGTATTCCCTTTGTGAAGAGAAAATGTTATGCAGAATCAATGAGGTAGAAATGCCCACAGTTGATGTGATGGTTACATACAATATTtgactaaaaacacatttattcactttttatAAAAAGACACATTCATTCACTGTTGTGTCCCAAATGAACCTTCTTTCACATAGTACAGCTTTTTAACAATCAAGCATACATCGAGCTAACACAACAAGTACTGATTTGAGTTTCTACATCAGCAAATAGAGTAGTGCAAATTGATTGATTTTGTGCAGCAGTGAGTTCCCTTATTATCACAACAAATCATCTTTAG from Sander vitreus isolate 19-12246 chromosome 2, sanVit1, whole genome shotgun sequence includes the following:
- the cldnd1b gene encoding claudin domain-containing protein 1b, producing the protein MVDNRYATALVIGSVLSLLATVYLSVAVGTQHWYQYSCPPVKREGSNSSELREEFLNGEFDEKTYSETMFRLNGTLGLWWRCILVPSQSHWFKEPDPKMETQCVSFTLPQQFRPKYKYPGIHNNEEDLLRTYLWRCQFLLPLVSLALVFLGGLVGVCACLCRSFTPTLGVGVLHLLAGLCTLGTVCCFLAGVDLLQQYSPPPEGVEGSLGWSLYLALISFPLQMMAAALFLWAARSHRKNYTRMTAYRVA